The sequence below is a genomic window from Draconibacterium halophilum.
CTATAGATATATTACAAGGACGTGTTGAAGACCCTGCACTAAAAAAGCAAAAGATACAGGAAGTAATCAACCGGATCAAAAGTGATGAAAACTGGATGAAAAGTGTAGTTGAAAAAGCAAAAGATCAAAACATTTCTGTGGATTCCATGTTAGTGCTGGATGCCATTTGGGTAATTGAAAATGAATGACATACAAAGCTTAAAAACCTTGCTAATTGCGACAAACACCAGTATTTTTTTCGAAATAGTTTGAAATTTCTAAATTATATTTCACCTTTAAAACTACAAACAGAGTAAATATGGCAAAATCGCTGGTAAACACAAATGCGAAATTCGGAACAATGCCGGTTTTTTTAACCGCGCTATCTACAATTCTGGGAGCAATCTTATTTCTGCGTTTTGGATGGGCTGTTGGCCAGGTCGGTTTTTGGGGCGTAATTGGAATTGTGGTGTTAGGCCATATCGTTACTATTCCCACAGCTTTTGCCGTTGCCGAGATTGCTACCAACCAGCGCGTGCAAGGGGGGGGCGCTTATTACATTATCAGCCGGTCGTTTGGGTTAAACATTGGTGGCGCCATTGGTATTGCGTTATATGCCTCGCAAGCTATCAGCGTTGCTTTTTACGTAATTGCTTTTGGCGAAGCGTTTGAGCCGGTTATCAGGTGGCTAAGTGAGACGTACAATTTTCTAATCCCCGACCGACGGTGGATTTCAATTCCCACAATGGTTTTACTCTCAGTATTAATCCTTACAAAAGGAGCCAATGTTGGCATGAAAGCTTTATATGTTGTAGTTGCCATACTATTAACCTCTATCGCGATGTTCTTTTTAGGCGAATCTTCCCTAAAACCCGAAACGGTTGATTTTCACAGCACCGTCTCAGGCAATCTCGATTTCTTTTTTGTTTTCACCATTATCTTTCCGGCATTTACAGGACTTGCCGCCGGCTTGGGGCTTTCAGGCGATTTAAAAGATCCCAAAAAATCGATTCCAAAAGGTACGCTTTGGGCCACTGTGGTTGGCATGCTGGTGTATATTGCCATTGCCTACAAATTTGTGATATCTGCTTCGCCCGAACAACTGGCATCCGATCAGCTGATTATGAGCAAGATTGCCATTTGGGGACCAATTATTCCTATCGGGCTGGCAGCTGCTTCATTAAGTTCGGCACTTGGTTCGATAATGGTTGCACCACGTACATTACAAGCCATCGGCTACGACAATATTTTTCCGCAAGGACACGTGAATAGATGGTTTGCACGAGGAAGAAAAAACGATAATGAACCCATTAACGGATCATTAATCACCATTATCATTGCTTTTATTTTTGTAATAGTTGGCGATGTTAACTTTGTAGCACAAATCATCGCCATGTTCTTTATGGTAACCTACAGCGCCATCTGCCTCATTTCTTTATTAGAGCATTTTGCTGCCGATCCGGCTTACCGTCCAACATTCCGTTCAAGATGGCATATTTCACTTCTCGGAACACTTTCATCGATGTGGTTAATGTTTAAAATGAACGCCACTTACGCGGCTGTTTCAGTGATTATTATGAGCATGATTTACTACATCATCATGTTAAACAATGAAGAGAACCAGGGATTGAATAAACTTTTCAGGGGAGTGATTTTCCAGCTGAGCCGCAAGTTGCAAATTATTCTCCAACGTGCTGATAGTGAAAAAGACAAAAGTTGGCGTCCCTTTGGTGTTTGTATTTCACACGATACGTTTAAACGCCGCTCGGCATTCGACATTATGCGCTGGATTTCGCACAAATATGGCTTTGGCACCTACATTCATTTTATTAAAGGCTTGCTGAACGAGAAGAATACAAACGAATCGAAAAAAATACTCGACCGTCTCATTCAACTTTCAGCAGGGAGTCAAAACCGCGTTTATCTTGATACGATAATCTCGCCATCGTACACTTCGGCAATTGCACAGGTAGTGCAGCTTTCAGGCATTTCGGGCAAGGGAAATAACCTCATTCTTTTTGAGTTCTCGAGAACCGACCCGGGCAACCTAAAAGAAATTACCGGCAATTATCAAATTGTTGAATCGGCTGGTTTCGATATTTGTATTCTGAATACATCGTACAAAAGTTTTGGTTATAAAAAAGAAATTCATATCTGGATAAGGCCCGAGGATTATGTAAATGCCAATTTGATGATTTTATTGGGTTACATTATTTTAGGTCATCCGGAATGGAAAAAAGGAAAAATTAAAATATTTGCCTTTTACCCTGAAGAAGATGTTGAAGACAAACGTAAACAATTAATGGAGTTGATAAAAACCGGACGCTTGCCCATCAGCCCATCGAATATATCGATGGTACCGTATGAATCGGGCGACCGGAAAAGTAAAATCATGAAATATTCGGCCGATGCCGACCTTACAATTATTGGGTTTACAACCGATGCACTGAAAAATATTGAAGAATTCAGCGAAGGCTACACCGACCTGGGTAACATCCTGTTTGTGAGCTCAAACCGTGCAAAAGCAATAAACTAGCTGCAGTCTTCGTTTTTACACTTAGCATTTTTAGCTAATTTTGAAGCACTTTAAACGATTCAAAATGGAAAGAATAGCCATATTCCCCGGATCTTTTGATCCTTTTACTATAGGACACGAGTCGATTGTTCGACGCGCCATTTCAATGTTCGACAAAATTTATGTCATGATCGGTTTCAACGCCAATAAGAAATCGTTCTTTCCCATTGAAAAAAGAATGAAATGGATCAACCAGGTTTTTAAGGACGAACCTGGTATTGAAGTGCGACTGCACGAAGGGTTAACGGTAGATTTTTGTAAAGAAGTTGGCGCAAAATATATCTTACGCGGCATACGTACATCATCTGATTTTGAATACGAACGCGCCATTGCCCAAATTAATAAAAAAATGCACCCCGAAATTGAATCGGTATTTCTACTCACCCTCCCGGAACATACACCGATTAACGCAAGCATTATTCGCGATATTGTTTCGCATGGCGGCGATGCAAGTATGTTTCTTCCCAGCGCCTTGGACATGAGCGATTTTAAAGTTGAATAACACCTATGAACAATAGCATACAATTTCTGATAATCCTCATCTGTTCGCTGAATTTTCCATTTAATGGAGATGCAACTACCATTCGTTGCACCAATCCCGAATATGCCAATGAACAGCTCATTTTTTATTCCTTTGCCGACCCGATTTCGAACAACAACAAAGTAGCCTTTACCTTAAAGTTTAACAACGAAGGAACAAGTGAAACTTCGATACAAATTGATGAGCCGCTTTTTACATTTTCTGAATTTGGAATTTACCGCGGAATGTTATTGCTGGAGCCCGGAAAAACAGTCGATTTAAAACTTCCGCCACTCAAAAAGAAATCGTTTGCCGACCAAAAGAATCCATATTTTAAGCCCATCTCATTTTGGATTTTCAGCAACAGTGGACAGATGCTTAACGACAAAATCAGCCGTTTTGAACAGAAACTAAACGAATTGACCGATAAAGATTTTAATGCCCTGTATTTTCAACAGTCGAAAAGTGCCTTTAACAGACTAAAAACGGGTATTGACGAAGCATTTCCTGAAACCCAATCCGAAAGTTTTGAGCTGCATAAAAAACTTAGGTTAAAACTTATTGAAGCTGATATTTTCCGCTTGAGCCCCGAAGATTATTCAGCCATTTTTCAACCGATAGCTCCTGAATTCTGGGAGTACGAATCGTTTAAAACCCTGCTTGACAAAACCTTCGACAAGCAACTGAGTTTCTCGGCAAAAGCCATCGGTGGCGGAAGAGTGTCGGAAGCAGTTGCAAGAGAAAACATCAAAGATCTACTTGTTTTTATTTCTGAAAAATACCAGATCACGGGCAAAATGGCCGATTTGGTTTTATTAAAGATGTTGCACGACGGTTTCTATTCAAAAGAGTTCCCTGAGAAAGCTATTAAAAACATGATAGCCGATAAACATTTTACAAACCATCAGGAAATAAAAATCCGTGATGCAGCAAGTAACATCGCCACAAAAATTACATTCCTGGAAAAAGGAAGCGTAGCTCCGGCGATTTGTTTAACCGATATTAACAGCGAAAAGTGCTGCACAAATAACAGCCAGGAGAAATTTAAATACATCATTTTTGCCGATGTGGAAACACTTATTTGCCAGGAACATTTAAAATACCTGAGCCGTGTAAACGAACTGTTTAGTGAAAACCTCGAGATTTTTGTGGTGCTTCGAGACACTGAGCGCTCCGGAATCGACAGCTTTTTTACAGCGAATAAAGTACCTGCAACAATTCTGGTTGACAAGGAAAACAAAACCATTGCCGAATACAAAATTCAATCTTTTCCGCAGTGCATTTTACTAAATGAAAAACACCAGGTAGTTTTTGACGATGCCAAGGCTCCATTAAATGGTTTTGAGCAACAATTTGGGAAGTGGCTACGCAACGAGCTTTTTATGCGTCAACGCAATCAGGCGCGATAAAGCTGAATCAAAGCTTTTAGGTTTTCGTAGGTGTTTTCAAGAACTTCATCCAGTTCATTCGGGTGAAACCAGCGCACTTCGGTTATGCCTTCATCTAATTGTGGAGTTCCCGCAGAAGATCCATTATAGTCCATTTCAAACCAAAAAGTTTCTTTAAAAATCCATTGTCCAAATGTTTTTTTATACGGCGATTGGTAAATGTGATAAGTTGATGGAAGCGCTTTTACAATTGAATGATTGCTAATTCCGCATTCTTCTTCCACCTCCCGTAAAGCCGCCGTTTTGTTGCTTTCGCCTTTGTCGGTTTTACCTTTTGGAAAATCCCACTTTCCGTTTCTGAAAATAAAAAGCAATTTCCCCCCACTTTTTACTACTCCTCCGGCAGCATCAAGCTGTAAAAAAGCCGAACTGAAATTCTGAAACAGTTTTTCAACATTGGGATGTTCTACAACAGTTTCGAGATGATCATTTTTTTCAAAATTCAGTAACCAATCTTTTATAGCTTCAACACTGTTGTTTTCATTTAAAATTCGGCTTAGTTTACTCAATGTTATATTCGCGCCCGGCACAAATACTATCCTCTTTTGATTCAAAAAAACTTTATACTTTTGCATTGAATTAAAATTGCACATTATTATGGAATCGATACAAACAGAAGTAACCAAAAGATTACTTGAAATAAACACCATAAAGATACAACCGGATAATCCATTTACATGGGCATCGGGTTGGAAATCTCCAATTTATTGCGATAACAGAAAAACGCTTTCATATCCTGACACCCGCGCTTACATTCGTGATGCGTTTGTAAAGTTGATTCAGGAAAAATACCCGGAGGCTGAAGTAATTGCTGGTGTAGCAACCGGAGCCATTGCAATTGGCGCATTGGTTGCCGATAAACTGGGACTTCCTTTTATTTATGTTCGTTCGAAACCAAAAGGACACGGGTTGGAAAACCTGATTGAAGGCGATCTGAAACCTTTCAAAAAAGTTGTTGTGGTTGAAGACCTTGTATCAACTGGAGTTAGCAGCTTGAAAGCTGCCGAGGCAGTGAACAATTTTGGTGGCGATGTTGTGGGTATGGTATCAATTTTTACTTACAATTTTCCGCTGGCGAATGAAAACTTCGCAAAAGCAGGTATTGAACTTACTTCGTTGAGCCGTTACCAGATCCTGATTGACTTTTCACTTGAAAGAGGCGACATTACGAAAGATCAGGTAGAGTCGCTGTTGAAATGGCGCGAAGACCCTGCAAACTGGGGAAAATAATCTGAATATAAAGACATTATATACTTCCCGCTCCTGATGGCTATCGGGGCGGGATTTTTTATAAACCTGAGTTCTTCTTTAAATCTTGCCTCAGTTTCAACTAATTTTTAGTAGAAATTGATTCAGATTTTTGAAGGACTATTGGTATAATTCAAAAAAATATGAACCGATTTATACAAAAATTAGAAGAATCCGAAGGAAAATATAGAAATGCACAATCTTTGAA
It includes:
- a CDS encoding redoxin domain-containing protein, with protein sequence MNNSIQFLIILICSLNFPFNGDATTIRCTNPEYANEQLIFYSFADPISNNNKVAFTLKFNNEGTSETSIQIDEPLFTFSEFGIYRGMLLLEPGKTVDLKLPPLKKKSFADQKNPYFKPISFWIFSNSGQMLNDKISRFEQKLNELTDKDFNALYFQQSKSAFNRLKTGIDEAFPETQSESFELHKKLRLKLIEADIFRLSPEDYSAIFQPIAPEFWEYESFKTLLDKTFDKQLSFSAKAIGGGRVSEAVARENIKDLLVFISEKYQITGKMADLVLLKMLHDGFYSKEFPEKAIKNMIADKHFTNHQEIKIRDAASNIATKITFLEKGSVAPAICLTDINSEKCCTNNSQEKFKYIIFADVETLICQEHLKYLSRVNELFSENLEIFVVLRDTERSGIDSFFTANKVPATILVDKENKTIAEYKIQSFPQCILLNEKHQVVFDDAKAPLNGFEQQFGKWLRNELFMRQRNQAR
- the pyrE gene encoding orotate phosphoribosyltransferase, whose amino-acid sequence is MESIQTEVTKRLLEINTIKIQPDNPFTWASGWKSPIYCDNRKTLSYPDTRAYIRDAFVKLIQEKYPEAEVIAGVATGAIAIGALVADKLGLPFIYVRSKPKGHGLENLIEGDLKPFKKVVVVEDLVSTGVSSLKAAEAVNNFGGDVVGMVSIFTYNFPLANENFAKAGIELTSLSRYQILIDFSLERGDITKDQVESLLKWREDPANWGK
- a CDS encoding APC family permease, producing the protein MAKSLVNTNAKFGTMPVFLTALSTILGAILFLRFGWAVGQVGFWGVIGIVVLGHIVTIPTAFAVAEIATNQRVQGGGAYYIISRSFGLNIGGAIGIALYASQAISVAFYVIAFGEAFEPVIRWLSETYNFLIPDRRWISIPTMVLLSVLILTKGANVGMKALYVVVAILLTSIAMFFLGESSLKPETVDFHSTVSGNLDFFFVFTIIFPAFTGLAAGLGLSGDLKDPKKSIPKGTLWATVVGMLVYIAIAYKFVISASPEQLASDQLIMSKIAIWGPIIPIGLAAASLSSALGSIMVAPRTLQAIGYDNIFPQGHVNRWFARGRKNDNEPINGSLITIIIAFIFVIVGDVNFVAQIIAMFFMVTYSAICLISLLEHFAADPAYRPTFRSRWHISLLGTLSSMWLMFKMNATYAAVSVIIMSMIYYIIMLNNEENQGLNKLFRGVIFQLSRKLQIILQRADSEKDKSWRPFGVCISHDTFKRRSAFDIMRWISHKYGFGTYIHFIKGLLNEKNTNESKKILDRLIQLSAGSQNRVYLDTIISPSYTSAIAQVVQLSGISGKGNNLILFEFSRTDPGNLKEITGNYQIVESAGFDICILNTSYKSFGYKKEIHIWIRPEDYVNANLMILLGYIILGHPEWKKGKIKIFAFYPEEDVEDKRKQLMELIKTGRLPISPSNISMVPYESGDRKSKIMKYSADADLTIIGFTTDALKNIEEFSEGYTDLGNILFVSSNRAKAIN
- a CDS encoding NUDIX hydrolase, with protein sequence MSKLSRILNENNSVEAIKDWLLNFEKNDHLETVVEHPNVEKLFQNFSSAFLQLDAAGGVVKSGGKLLFIFRNGKWDFPKGKTDKGESNKTAALREVEEECGISNHSIVKALPSTYHIYQSPYKKTFGQWIFKETFWFEMDYNGSSAGTPQLDEGITEVRWFHPNELDEVLENTYENLKALIQLYRA
- the coaD gene encoding pantetheine-phosphate adenylyltransferase — translated: MERIAIFPGSFDPFTIGHESIVRRAISMFDKIYVMIGFNANKKSFFPIEKRMKWINQVFKDEPGIEVRLHEGLTVDFCKEVGAKYILRGIRTSSDFEYERAIAQINKKMHPEIESVFLLTLPEHTPINASIIRDIVSHGGDASMFLPSALDMSDFKVE